In one window of Thunnus thynnus chromosome 23, fThuThy2.1, whole genome shotgun sequence DNA:
- the phyh gene encoding phytanoyl-CoA dioxygenase, peroxisomal, which translates to MSRAAERLRLLINHLDRPPAVIAGAPTSAQTFTYSHPHKLRYTCDNDLLTPEQRHFYEENGFILIKNLVSEEDIDMFRKEFERICRQEVKVPGLVVMRDVAIVKSEFVPDQKAVSKLQDFQEDPELFRYCSLPQILKYVECFTGPNIMAMHTMLINKPPDAGKKTSRHPMHQDLHYFPFRPADRIVCSWTAMEKVTRQNGCLVVLPGTHTGTLQEHDYPEWEGGVNKMYHGIRGYNPQHPRVHLEMEKGDTVFFHPLLIHGSGMNQTKGFRKAISCHYAGADCYYINVKGTTQENIEKEVQEIAARKYAIGSEIAFQDTWAVRGRLVQGERISL; encoded by the exons ATGTCACGGGCTGCGGAGAGACTCAGACTGCTGATCAATCATCTTGATCGACCACCCGCTGTGATC GCGGGTGCACCAACTTCTGCCCAAACCTTCACCTACAGTCACCCACACAAGCTGAG ATACACTTGTGATAACGACCTGCTGACCCCAGAACAGCGACACTTCTATGAGGAAAATGGCTTCATTCTCATCAAGAATCTGGTGTCTGAGGAGGACATCGACATGTTTAG GAAGGAGTTTGAACGGATCTGTCGCCAGGAAGTGAAGGTTCCTGGTCTGGTGGTGATGAGGGATGTGGCGATCGTTAAGTCAGAGTTTGTTCCAGATCAGAAAGCGGTTTCCAAACTCCAGGACTTCCAGGAGGATCCTGAACTATTCCGGTACTGCTCCTTACCGCAG ATCCTGAAGTATGTGGAGTGTTTTACTGGACCCAATATCATGGCCATGCACACCATGCTGATCAACAAACCTCCTGATGCAG GTAAGAAGACGTCCCGTCACCCGATGCATCAGGATCTGCATTACTTCCCGTTCCGACCAGCCGACCGGATTGTCTGCTCTTGGACAGCGATGGAGAAAGTGACCAGGCAGAACGGCTGCCTGGTCGTGCTGCCGGGAACACACACCGGCACGCTGCAGGAGCACGACTACCCCGAGTGGGag GGTGGGGTGAACAAGATGTACCACGGAATACGTGGATACAACCCGCAGCACCCCAGGGTGCACCTAGAGATGGAGAAGGGTGACACGGTCTTCTTCCACCCGCTGCTGATCCACGGCTCTGGCATGAACCAGACAAAGGGCTTCCGCAAG gctatCTCCTGCCACTATGCAGGCGCTGACTGTTATTACATCAACGTGAAGGGAACCACGCAGGAAAATATCGAGAAGGAGGTGCAGGAGATCGCAGCCAGGAAGTACGCTATCGGCAGTGAAATTGCCTTCCAG GATACCTGGGCTGTCCGAGGTCGCCTGGTGCAAGGAGAGAGGATTTCACTGTGA
- the ucmaa gene encoding upper zone of growth plate and cartilage matrix associated a, which translates to MSWTRVIVLSLLTTLLILTISTAVKSAAVRDNSKAADPKGAARQVFMPESEASNFFKRRSRRSVQYYAELQAEQRVRMSNNEHRREHNEEQRHEFENYVEEERDEQNERSRETTEQMREYHYDGLYPRHHWFH; encoded by the exons ATGTCCTGGACCCGAGTCATCGTGCTCTCTTTGCTCACcaccctcctcatcctcacca TTTCCACCGCGGTAAAAAGTGCAGCCGTACGGGACAACTCAAAAGCAGCTGATCCTAAAG GGGCAGCACGGCAGGTGTTCATGCCTGAGTCGGAGGCCTCTAACTTCTTCAAACGCCGCAGTCGGCGCTCAGTCCAATACTATGCAGAGCTCCAAG CTGAGCAGAGGGTGAGGATGTCAAACAATGAGCACAGGAGGGAGCACAATGAGGAGCAAAGACACGAGTTTGAAAACTACGTTGAGGAGGAGCGTGATG AGCAAAATGAGAGATCGAGGGAGACGACTGAGCAGATGCGAGAGTATCACTACGACGGTCTCTATCCTCGCCATCACTGGTTCCACTGA
- the optn gene encoding optineurin has translation MTSGGPVMNGDISRSPGQPGTLEETLLQMNILIQENRDLKEALRQTNLTMKERFEGLTVWREKQREERDFLESRLEEARGRMEALTLQNQALSKKLEGSGGAQGGSQAAASNQSAELEALRALVARLQAEKNDLVAMNSELQLKADQDSNDDSFIEVIKVSDGGVDGVNDVCGSKRYRRPDLSMTASRLDSEEMTVSQLLQSLRNETQHVERLQVELRASAARIRELEDRKSNIEESTQTTETKEDSEKKEKAASEVENLKSQMMTLFKELQQAQSKLDEAEGMKKNLQDRCREVEQDVVTLKAQLVEKQAVQTENDRLKLQLDSMQAQSLIEQKKAGEERNNLAQLKDAYTKLFEDYNELKEERKKREAQLVEKEVMDELQVRLTTAEEALAAKQERIDSMKQEIFQKEKELETISVFQAQAEVYSSDFYAERAAREKLHEERERLAAQLEFVKKQNTQLQEEMDSLGRRSLNEMQRRHVGGSPHGGGAAVVGRGTDWQHQGSIPEHACPKCNEILPDLDSLQIHIMDCIN, from the exons ATGACATCTGGAGGCCCCGTGATGAACGGTGACATCTCTCGCTCTCCCGGTCAGCCTGGCACGCTGGAGGAAACTCTGCTGCAGATGAACATCCTCATCCAGGAGAACCGAGACCTGAAAG AGGCCCTGCGTCAGACCAACCTGACGATGAAGGAGCGTTTTGAGGGTCTGACTGTGTGGCGGGAGAAACAGCGGGAGGAGCGGGACTTTCTGGAGAGCAGGCTGGAGGAGGCACGGGGCCGCATGGAGGCACTGACCCTCCAAAACCAGGCGCTGAGCAAGAAGCTGGAGGGGTCAGGAGGAGCTCAGGGGGGCTCACAG GCAGCAGCATCCAATCAGAGCGCAGAGCTGGAAGCCCTGCGTGCCCTCGTGGCTCGCCTGCAGGCAGAGAAGAACGACCTGGTGGCCATGAACTCTGAGCTGCAGCTGAAGGCGGACCAGGACTCGAATGACGACTCCTTCATCGAGGTCATCAAGGTGTCG GATGGAGGCGTTGACGGTGTGAATGACGTGTGCGGTTCCAAGCGCTACAGACGTCCCGACCTGAGTATGACGGCGTCCCGGCTGGACAGTGAGGAGATGACGGTTagccagctcctccagtccctGAGGAACGAGACGCAGCACGTGGAGCGGCTGCAGGTTGAGCTGCGGGCTTCTGCTGCCAG GATTAGAGAGCTGGAGGACAGGAAGAGTAACATAGAGGAATCAACACAGACTACAGAGACCAAAGAGGATTctgagaagaaggagaag GCGGCGTCTGAGGTGGAGAATCTGAAGTCTCAGATGATGACGCTGTTCAAAGAGCTGCAGCAGGCCCAGAGCAAGCTGGATGAAGCAGAAGGCATGAAGAAGAACCTGCAGGACAG ATGTCGGGAGGTGGAGCAGGACGTGGTGACTCTGAAGGCTCAGCTGGTGGAGAAACAGGCCGTTCAGACGGAGAACGACCGGCTGAAGCTGCAGTTGGACAGCATGCAGGCTCAGAGCCTGATAGAGCAGAAGAAGGCTGGGGAGGAGAG GAACAACTTGGCCCAACTGAAGGATGCCTACACCAAGCTGTTTGAAGACTACAATGAGctcaaagaggagaggaagaagagagag GCTCAGCTGGTGGAGAAGGAAGTGATGGATGAGCTGCAGGTGCGGCTGACCACTGCTGAAGAAGCCTTGGCTGCTAAACAGGAGCGGATTGATTCCATGAAGCAGGAGATCTTCCAGAAGGAGAAGGAACTGGAGACCATATCTGTCTTCCAGGCTCAG GCGGAGGTCTACTCCTCAGACTTCTACGCAGAGCGGGCAGCGAGGGAGAAACTccatgaagagagggagcgtcTGGCTGCTCAGCTGGAGTTTGTAAAGAAGCAGAACACCCAGTTGCAGGAGGAGATGGACTCACTGGGCCG GCGGTCACTGAACGAGATGCAGAGGAGACATGTGGGAGGAAGTCCACACGGAGGTGGTGCAGCTGTGGTTGGGAGAG gCACTGACTGGCAGCATCAGGGGAGTATTCCTGAACACGCTTGTCCAAAGTGCAACGAGATCCTGCCAGACCTGGACTCCCTGCAGATCCACATCATGGACTGCATCAACTAG
- the mcm10 gene encoding protein MCM10 homolog, whose amino-acid sequence MDSEDDLDILTSLLAESEGVGEEQEGQQQADDLDDLFDNDDEEEYKEGVEEEGQDVEPEEALLELFGDVDDIENEERDSAKGKESGGEASESLNRSKEDLQEELRRMQEQMQRLQQQLEASQTVPTSSSTIRTAGSSAGPKPTTPKPKPPQKPISKVTQAKPAATTQKTKTQAASSSTPVRGGNLKLQESSDFSAQLNIADSFKSKPRVAHQPKPSTSPEDRGPLVEIKIGSSFQPVESTSKVTNPLRSPPASQNRPGPAVSTGQPKPASLPPLPKDVAVERYSGLRLRKPRVSSCDMDRKMADRRLIRLSQVPERLTREKLEDVDWVTFAVLVSKATPQSSSSGKTFSIWKLNDLHNLEVFVSLLLFGEVHKEHWKTEPGTVIGLLNPNPMKQKDGYDGVSLTVDHPQKVLLLGEAQDYGTCKAMKKNGDPCSQIVNLYECQFCQYHVKAQYKKMSSKRAELQSSYSGKAPNKVKGKGGGGLRERLCQDGFYYGGVSSPACAASLTAAKPNKPVQKTLDKLFVKGSAQHISQAKRLVMQSGEVSGCSDEFRGLMSVPTPGALQLKRHLAQDSQSAAKAAAGASVQSISASDLLKQQKQRQRELLESRRQRAGEIQKKMLQSSAGARPGSSLPGSGLISPKAASEVPKANQSPAAPNTPTLGRGFSEGEDILFFDNSPPSAPARSALSLSAAKLAALKKLRAKGAGLKKEDPNAVKRKRCDDSEIITRVEKNLTSPNGESSSNEDEEPAQKKKRDQLRYIQSEEFQKILNAKSRHGIVLQAAEYQLQERYFDALVKKEQMEEKMKGIREMKCRAVSCKKCNYTYFKPADRCVEENHNLRWHDAVKRFFKCPCGQRAIALDRLPNKHCSNCGLFKWERDGMLKEKTGPKIGGELLQPRGEEHGKFLHSK is encoded by the exons ATGGACA GTGAGGATGATCTGGACATTTTGACGTCACTGCTGGCTGAGAGCGAGGGCGTCGGAGAGGAACAGGAAGGTCAGCAGCAGGCAGACGACTTGGATGACCTGTTTGACAACGATGATGAGGAAGAGTACAAAGAGGGCGTCGAGGAGGAAGGACAGGATGTGGAGCCAGAAGAGGCGTTGTTAGAACTCTTTGGAGATGTAGATGACATtgaaaatgaagagagagactctgctaaaggaaaagaaagtgGAGGAGAAGCCTCTGAGAGCCTTAACAGGTCCAAGGAAGATTTACAAG AGGAGTTGAGGCGGATGCAGGAGCAGATGCAGaggttgcagcagcagctggaggcgAGCCAGACGGTTCCCACCTCATCCTCCACAATCAGGACTGCAGGGAGCTCTGCTGGTCCCAAACCAACGACCCCCAAACCAAAACCTCCCCAAAAGCCCATTTCCAAAGTGACCCAGGCTAAACCAGCTGCTACCACACAGAAGACCAAGACGCAAGCAG CATCTTCATCCACTCCAGTCAGAGGAGGAAACCTGAAGCTCCAGGAGTCCTCTGACTTCTCTGCTCAGCTGAACATCGCTGACTCCTTCAAATCCAAACCGAGAGTAGCTCACCAACCCAAACCCAGCACTTCACCAG AAGACAGAGGACCACTGGTGGAGATAAAGATCGGCAGCTCCTTCCAGCCAGTAGAGAGCACCAGCAAGGTCACCAATCCTCTGCGTTCCCCTCCAGCCTCTCAGAACAGACCGGGTCCAGCTGTATCAACAGGACAGCCTAAACccgcttctcttcctcctcttcctaaAGACGTGGCTGTTGAGAGATACTCCGGACTGCGGCTCAG AAAACCACGAGTTTCCTCCTGCGATATGGACCGCAAGATGGCGGACCGCCGTCTGATCCGTCTGTCGCAGGTGCCGGAGCGTTTGACTCGGGAGAAGCTGGAGGACGTCGACTGGGTGACCTTCGCCGTGCTGGTCAGCAAGGCCACGCCACAAAGTAGCAGCAGT GGCAAAACCTTCAGCATCTGGAAGCTGAACGACCTCCATAACCTGGAAGTGTTTGTGTCACTCCTCTTGTTTGGGGAAGTCCACAAAGAGCACTGGAAGACCGAGCCGGGCACCGTCATCGGACTGCTCAACCCGAACCCCATGAAACAGAAAGACGGATATGACGGG GTCAGCCTGACGGTGGATCACCCACAGAAGGTGCTGCTGTTGGGTGAAGCTCAGGACTACGGCACCTGCAAGGCCATGAAGAAGAACGGAGACCCTTGCTCTCAGATCGTTAACTTG TACGAGTGCCAGTTCTGCCAGTATCACGTCAAAGCCCAGTATAAAAAGATGAGCTCGAAGAGGGCCGAGCTGCAGTCATCGTATTCTGGAAAAGCTCCCAACAAGGTGAAGGGGAAGGGCGGCGGCGGCCTGAGGGAACGTCTGTGTCAGGACGGTTTCTACTACGGCGGCGTGTCCTCACCTGCCTGCGCCGCATCGCT aacGGCAGCCAAACCGAACAAACCCGTACAGAAAACTCTGGATAAGCTTTTTGTGAAAGGCTCGGCTCAGCACATCAGTCAGGCCAAGAGGCTGG tcATGCAGTCCGGTGAGGTTTCAGGTTGTTCAGATGAATTCAGGGGCTTGATGTCAGTGCCGACACCTGGAGCTCTGCAGCTCAAGAGACACCTGGCTCAGGACAGCCAATCAG CCGCCAAAGCTGCAGCTGGAGCTTCAGTTCAGTCAATCTCAGCGTCCGACCTGCtgaaacagcagaaacagaggcAGCGGGAGCTTCTGGAGAGCCGTCGGCAGAGGGCGGGGGAGATCCAGAAGAAGATGCTGCAGAGCTCAGCTGGGGCCAGACCTGGATCATCCTTACCGGGCTCGGGTCTGATATCCCCGAAAGCCGCTTCTGAGGTCCCCAAGGCCAACCAAAGCCCCGCAGCTCCCAACACCCCCACCCTGGGCCGAGGCTTCTCAGAGGGTGAAGACATCCTGTTCTTTGACAACAGCCCACCTTCAGCACCCGCTCGCAGCGCTCTCAGCCTATCAGCTGCCAAGCTGGCTGCTCTGAAGAAGCTGAGAGCCAAAGGGGCGGGGCTTAAAAAAGAAGACCCCAACGCCgtgaagaggaagaggtgtGACGACAGTGAGATCATCACCCGGGTGGAGAAGAATCTGACCTCACCAAatg GAGAATCGTCCAGTAATGAGGATGAGGAGCCGgctcagaagaagaagagagatcAACTCCGTTACATCCAGTCGGAGGAGTTTCAGAAGATCCTCAACGCCAAATCTCGCCATGGAATCGTACTACAGGCG GCGGAGTACCAGCTGCAGGAACGCTACTTTGATGCTCTGGTGAAGAAGGAGCAGAtggaggagaagatgaagggCATCAGGGAGATGAAGTGTCGTGCCGTCAGCTGTAAAAAG TGTAATTACACTTACTTTAAGCCGGCGGATCGTTGTGTGGAGGAGAATCATAATCTGAGGTGGCACGACGCCGTAAAACGTTTCTTCAAATGTCCCTGTGGACAGAGAGCCATCGCTCTAGACAGACTGCCAAACAAACACTGCAG tAACTGTGGTCTGTTTAAATGGGAGCGTGACGGGATGCTGAAG GAGAAAACAGGACCAAAGATCGGCGGAGAGCTTCTGCAGCCTCGAGGAGAGGAGCACGGCAAGTTCCTCCACAGCAAGTAA